A genomic stretch from Longimicrobiales bacterium includes:
- the accD gene encoding acetyl-CoA carboxylase, carboxyltransferase subunit beta has translation MSWFRKPKQKLSAGERRDLPSDVFDKCPKCGEILYRARLEQNLFVCPTCGYHNRISAEDYIHLFIDDEYEEHFGDLRSGDPLDFVDLKPYPQRLEAAERKVGGGDAVRSVSGQLDGIAVCLAVMDFEFIGGSMGSVVGEKIARLARLSLEERRPLIIVSASGGARMMEGILSLMQMAKTSVALAQLHEAGIPYISVLTDPTTGGVTASYAMLGDVNVAEPNALIGFAGPRVIEQTIKQELPEGFQRSEFLLEHGMIDFIVDRRELKREVARVLRHMLALPAPAEPANGTGAA, from the coding sequence ATGTCGTGGTTCAGGAAGCCGAAGCAGAAGCTCAGCGCGGGCGAGCGCCGGGACCTGCCGTCGGACGTGTTCGACAAGTGCCCGAAATGCGGCGAGATCCTCTATCGCGCGCGCCTGGAGCAGAACCTGTTCGTCTGCCCGACGTGCGGCTATCACAACCGGATCTCGGCGGAGGACTACATCCACCTCTTCATCGACGACGAATACGAGGAGCATTTCGGGGACCTGCGCAGCGGCGACCCTCTCGATTTCGTCGATCTGAAGCCGTACCCGCAGCGGCTGGAGGCGGCGGAGCGAAAGGTCGGCGGCGGTGACGCCGTACGGTCCGTCTCCGGCCAGCTTGATGGGATAGCCGTCTGCCTGGCGGTCATGGACTTCGAGTTCATTGGCGGCAGCATGGGCTCGGTGGTGGGCGAGAAGATCGCGCGGCTCGCACGCCTGTCGCTCGAGGAGCGGCGTCCGCTCATCATCGTGAGCGCATCCGGCGGTGCACGCATGATGGAGGGAATCCTCTCGCTCATGCAGATGGCGAAGACCTCGGTGGCGCTTGCTCAGCTCCACGAGGCGGGCATCCCTTACATCTCCGTGCTCACGGATCCTACGACGGGTGGCGTCACGGCATCCTATGCGATGCTCGGCGATGTGAACGTGGCGGAGCCGAATGCCCTCATCGGCTTCGCCGGCCCGCGTGTCATCGAGCAGACCATCAAGCAGGAGCTGCCCGAGGGCTTTCAGCGTTCGGAATTCCTGCTCGAACACGGCATGATCGATTTCATAGTGGACCGGCGCGAGCTCAAACGTGAGGTCGCGCGCGTGCTCCGGCACATGCTCGCGTTGCCGGCGCCCGCCGAGCCGGCCAACGGCACGGGGGCGGCTTAG
- a CDS encoding folylpolyglutamate synthase/dihydrofolate synthase family protein, which translates to MSPLTYDALVAELFPRLTGGIRWGLERTQRLLASAGDPHRAFRSVHIGGTNGKGSVAAHVDAVLRHDGRHVGLYSSPHLCTFRERIRIDGVAISETALLRAAERLWPAIRAEEPSFFEATTALAFLALADAGVDVAVVEVGLGGRLDATNVVTPDVTVLTNVSLDHVQLLGPTIEAVAREKAGIIKRGVPVVTGEVEGVAADIFTSAARAAGAPLRAVAATEVRDVAAALSGTEFTVCGTGWGDLGLRTALAGRHQALNAALAVHALDAARALRPGVDALRAGLAGVRWAGRLQVERAGHVTWIFDVAHNVAGVDALVAALHDLPLPHPLVAVVGVLGDKDWTNMLAPLHGAVQHVVLTIPPTAPADRRWDPVAALAAAPSERAEIELDFSAALERARGIAVAAGGSVVVTGSFHTVGDALAALGLCADGSDIVIRRPAFA; encoded by the coding sequence TTGTCACCTCTCACATACGACGCGCTCGTCGCTGAGCTCTTCCCGCGCCTTACGGGAGGGATCCGCTGGGGGCTGGAGCGCACGCAGCGCCTGCTCGCATCCGCAGGCGACCCCCATCGCGCCTTCCGGTCCGTGCACATCGGCGGGACCAACGGCAAGGGCTCGGTTGCAGCCCATGTGGATGCCGTCCTTCGCCACGACGGCAGGCACGTCGGTCTTTACTCCTCTCCGCACCTGTGCACGTTTCGCGAGCGCATCCGCATCGATGGCGTCGCTATCAGCGAAACAGCGCTGCTGCGGGCGGCGGAGCGGCTGTGGCCGGCGATCCGCGCAGAGGAGCCATCGTTCTTCGAGGCGACCACGGCACTCGCGTTCCTGGCGCTGGCCGACGCGGGCGTCGACGTGGCCGTGGTGGAAGTCGGGCTGGGCGGCAGGCTGGATGCGACCAATGTCGTAACGCCGGATGTGACCGTTCTGACGAATGTATCGCTCGACCACGTACAGCTCCTCGGACCCACGATCGAGGCGGTGGCGCGCGAGAAGGCCGGCATCATCAAGCGGGGCGTTCCGGTCGTTACCGGTGAGGTGGAGGGCGTCGCCGCCGATATTTTCACGAGCGCTGCCCGCGCGGCAGGTGCGCCGCTGCGCGCTGTGGCGGCGACGGAAGTGCGGGACGTAGCGGCGGCGCTGAGCGGTACGGAGTTCACCGTCTGCGGAACCGGGTGGGGAGACCTGGGGCTGCGCACGGCGCTGGCCGGTCGTCATCAGGCGCTGAACGCCGCGCTCGCCGTGCACGCCCTCGACGCCGCCCGCGCGCTGCGTCCCGGTGTCGACGCGCTGCGGGCAGGCCTGGCGGGGGTCAGGTGGGCAGGCCGGCTGCAGGTGGAACGTGCCGGGCATGTCACATGGATCTTCGATGTCGCGCACAATGTCGCCGGCGTGGATGCACTCGTCGCAGCGCTGCATGACCTGCCGCTGCCGCACCCACTCGTTGCCGTCGTCGGGGTGCTTGGAGACAAGGACTGGACGAACATGCTTGCCCCTCTGCACGGCGCCGTCCAGCACGTGGTGCTGACGATACCCCCCACCGCGCCGGCGGACCGCCGCTGGGACCCCGTGGCGGCACTGGCGGCGGCACCGTCGGAGCGGGCGGAGATCGAATTGGATTTCTCCGCCGCACTGGAGCGGGCTCGCGGCATTGCCGTCGCCGCCGGCGGATCGGTGGTCGTCACGGGATCGTTCCATACGGTCGGTGATGCGCTGGCGGCACTGGGCCTGTGCGCCGATGGCAGTGACATCGTCATCCGGCGCCCCGCCTTCGCCTGA
- the hisS gene encoding histidine--tRNA ligase, which translates to MSNHVSLPGFRDFYPPDLAVRSHIMSAWREVARRYGFEEYDGPPLEQLDLYVEKSGEEIVRQLYNFEDKGGRAVALRPEMTPTLARMVGAKAGSLRKPIRWFSMPQLFRYERTQRGRLREHYQWNVDIIGEDDIAADAEVLAVALDALRLLGLGAADIVARYNDRRLLESLLLNAGVARERLLAADAVIDKIGRDSGERVRSRFAEEVDLDAATSDAVLALFDTPAAGAAAAQQNPLTALRDAHAASDDVLREIDRLESYEARLAALGLAEFIRFDPSIVRGLAYYTGTVFEIFDRKGELRAICGGGRYDRLLASVSSADLPAAGFGMGDVVLTELLRDRNLLPDGKQTVDTFIVAMSETELPLLLRIAQALRASGESVLYALRPAAVGKQLKEADARGASRVILLGPDEVASGAATVRVMASGEQKAVPLDELTRPAAS; encoded by the coding sequence ATGAGTAACCATGTTTCACTACCGGGGTTCCGCGACTTCTATCCGCCCGACCTGGCCGTTCGCTCGCACATAATGAGTGCCTGGCGCGAGGTCGCCCGGCGTTACGGCTTCGAGGAGTACGACGGCCCGCCGCTCGAACAGCTCGATCTCTACGTAGAGAAGAGCGGCGAGGAGATCGTCCGGCAGCTCTACAATTTCGAGGACAAAGGCGGCCGTGCGGTGGCGCTGCGCCCGGAGATGACGCCGACGCTCGCGCGCATGGTCGGCGCGAAAGCCGGATCCCTGCGCAAGCCGATCCGCTGGTTCTCCATGCCGCAGCTATTCCGCTACGAGCGCACGCAGCGCGGGCGGCTGCGCGAGCACTACCAGTGGAACGTCGACATCATTGGCGAGGACGACATCGCGGCGGATGCGGAAGTGCTCGCCGTCGCACTGGACGCGCTCCGCCTGCTCGGTCTCGGCGCAGCGGACATCGTGGCCCGCTACAACGATCGTCGTCTGCTGGAATCGCTGCTGCTGAACGCGGGCGTAGCGCGTGAGCGTCTGCTCGCGGCCGATGCCGTGATCGACAAGATCGGCCGCGACAGCGGTGAGCGCGTGCGCAGTCGGTTCGCCGAAGAGGTCGATCTCGATGCGGCAACCAGCGATGCCGTGCTCGCGCTGTTCGATACCCCCGCGGCCGGCGCCGCTGCAGCGCAGCAGAACCCGTTGACTGCGCTGCGTGACGCGCATGCGGCCAGCGACGACGTGCTCCGCGAGATCGACCGTCTGGAGAGCTACGAGGCGAGACTTGCCGCGCTCGGGCTCGCGGAGTTCATCCGTTTCGATCCTTCCATCGTGCGTGGCCTCGCCTACTACACGGGTACCGTGTTCGAGATTTTCGACCGGAAGGGTGAGTTGCGCGCCATCTGCGGTGGCGGACGCTACGACCGCCTGCTCGCCTCCGTCAGCAGCGCCGACCTGCCCGCGGCCGGCTTCGGTATGGGCGACGTGGTGCTCACGGAGCTGTTGCGCGATCGCAACCTGCTCCCCGACGGGAAGCAGACGGTGGACACGTTCATCGTGGCCATGTCGGAGACCGAGCTGCCGCTGCTGCTCCGGATCGCGCAGGCGCTGCGGGCGAGCGGCGAATCGGTGCTTTATGCGCTCCGTCCCGCGGCCGTGGGAAAGCAGCTCAAGGAGGCGGATGCCCGCGGGGCGAGCCGCGTGATCCTGCTCGGTCCCGACGAGGTCGCGAGCGGAGCCGCCACAGTGCGCGTCATGGCGAGCGGTGAGCAGAAGGCGGTGCCGCTCGACGAGCTGACGCGACCGGCTGCATCGTGA
- the proS gene encoding proline--tRNA ligase, which produces MADDKALTTRAADFSAWYNEIVQRAELADYSPVRGSMIIRPYGYGIWENMQRALDDMFKATGHQNAYFPLFIPLSFITREAEHVEGFAKEMALVTHTRLIKGPDGTLVPDPESKLEEPLVVRPTSETIIYDAFSKWVQSYRDLPLLINQWANVVRWEMRTRLFLRTSEFLWQEGHTAHATEAEAEEEALRMLGVYREFQDNWLALGVLTGLKSPAETFPGAVRTYAVEALMQDNRALQSGTSHMLGQNFARQFDLKFQAESGQEEYAWNTSWGVSTRMVGGLIMSHGDDGGLILPPRIAPIQVVIVPIYRKDEERTMVMEKAEFIANALRAEKVRVHIDARDGLKPGPKYYEWERKGVPMRIEIGPRDVAAQKVMTVMRTEWSGGERKEAMEDAVAITMVPKRLEEYQQFLLRRSIERREASSHRGIDHYDRLREIIEGDGGFVYAGWCGSADCELKVKEDTKATIRVLPSAEFRSEDAPKLCVVCGRASQTEAVWARAY; this is translated from the coding sequence ATGGCGGACGACAAGGCGCTGACGACCAGGGCGGCCGATTTCTCGGCGTGGTACAACGAGATCGTGCAGCGCGCGGAGCTGGCGGATTACTCGCCGGTGCGTGGCAGCATGATCATCCGGCCGTACGGCTACGGCATCTGGGAAAACATGCAGCGCGCACTGGACGACATGTTCAAGGCGACCGGCCACCAGAACGCGTACTTCCCGCTGTTCATCCCGCTCAGCTTCATCACGCGTGAGGCCGAGCACGTGGAGGGATTCGCGAAGGAGATGGCGCTCGTGACGCATACGCGCCTGATCAAGGGTCCCGACGGCACGCTGGTCCCCGATCCTGAATCGAAGCTGGAGGAGCCGCTCGTCGTCCGGCCGACCTCCGAGACCATCATTTACGATGCCTTCTCGAAGTGGGTGCAGAGCTATCGGGACCTGCCGCTCCTGATCAACCAGTGGGCGAACGTCGTGCGCTGGGAGATGCGCACGCGCCTGTTCCTGCGCACATCGGAGTTCCTCTGGCAGGAGGGGCACACCGCGCACGCGACGGAAGCGGAGGCCGAGGAGGAGGCGTTGCGCATGCTCGGCGTCTACCGTGAGTTCCAGGACAACTGGCTGGCGCTCGGTGTACTCACTGGACTGAAGTCTCCCGCAGAGACGTTTCCGGGTGCGGTCCGGACGTATGCGGTGGAGGCACTGATGCAGGACAACCGCGCGCTCCAGAGTGGCACATCACATATGCTCGGGCAGAATTTCGCGCGGCAGTTCGACCTGAAGTTCCAGGCGGAGAGCGGCCAGGAGGAGTATGCGTGGAACACGTCGTGGGGCGTGTCGACGCGCATGGTAGGCGGTCTCATCATGTCGCACGGCGATGACGGCGGACTCATCCTGCCGCCGCGCATCGCACCTATCCAGGTCGTCATCGTGCCGATCTACCGCAAGGATGAAGAGCGCACGATGGTAATGGAGAAGGCGGAGTTCATTGCGAACGCGCTGCGGGCCGAGAAGGTGAGGGTGCATATCGATGCGCGCGACGGGCTGAAGCCCGGCCCGAAGTATTACGAGTGGGAACGGAAGGGCGTCCCAATGCGCATCGAGATCGGGCCGCGCGATGTCGCTGCGCAAAAGGTAATGACGGTAATGCGGACGGAGTGGTCGGGTGGCGAGCGCAAGGAAGCGATGGAGGACGCAGTCGCGATCACCATGGTCCCGAAGCGTCTCGAAGAATACCAGCAGTTCCTGCTCCGGCGTTCGATCGAGCGGCGCGAAGCGAGCTCGCATCGCGGCATCGATCACTATGATCGACTGCGGGAGATCATCGAGGGCGATGGCGGCTTCGTGTACGCAGGCTGGTGCGGCTCGGCGGATTGCGAGCTGAAGGTGAAGGAGGACACGAAGGCCACCATTCGTGTGCTGCCGTCCGCAGAGTTCCGGTCGGAGGACGCACCGAAGCTCTGCGTCGTGTGCGGTCGCGCGTCACAAACGGAGGCGGTGTGGGCGCGAGCTTACTGA
- the lysA gene encoding diaminopimelate decarboxylase produces MGASLLTGDPMTDLFQYRDGILHCEGVSAERLVAEYGTPLYVYSENAILDRYRAFTGAFAALDPLIAYSVKANGNLGVLRLLAQAGAGADIVSGGELHRARLAGIPGERIVFSGVGKTITELAAALDAKIYAFNVESEGELRMLSGLAVTMNTRAPIALRVNPDVETATPHHYTATGHKQTKFGIPYEEAERLYHEAAQMPGILVRGIDVHIGSQILDVEPYRLAVTRVLELVDRLRASGIVLEYIDVGGGFGISYDGDSGPGPADFAAGLVPLLERSGLRTVFEPGRFIVGPAGVLLTRVLFMKYMGGKTFVITDAGMNDLLRPSHYSSYHRVEPAQRTPGRETVSVDVVGPICESGDFLALDRPIPRVEPGELLAIGTTGAYGFSMASTYNARPRPAEVIVSGDEHRLVRRRETYDDLVRGEAELPG; encoded by the coding sequence GTGGGCGCGAGCTTACTGACCGGCGATCCGATGACCGACCTGTTCCAGTACCGCGACGGTATTCTGCACTGCGAAGGCGTTTCCGCAGAGCGGCTCGTCGCCGAGTACGGTACGCCGCTGTACGTGTACAGCGAGAACGCCATCCTCGATCGGTATCGCGCGTTTACCGGTGCGTTCGCCGCGCTCGATCCGCTCATCGCCTATTCGGTGAAGGCGAACGGCAACCTCGGCGTGCTGCGACTGCTCGCGCAGGCCGGTGCAGGGGCTGACATCGTGAGTGGCGGCGAGCTGCATCGCGCGCGCCTCGCCGGCATACCGGGCGAGCGCATCGTGTTCAGTGGCGTTGGCAAGACCATCACCGAGCTGGCCGCGGCGCTCGACGCGAAGATCTACGCTTTCAATGTGGAGAGCGAAGGCGAGCTGCGCATGCTGTCCGGTCTCGCGGTCACCATGAACACGCGCGCGCCCATAGCGCTGCGCGTGAATCCCGATGTGGAGACGGCGACGCCGCACCATTACACTGCGACGGGGCACAAGCAGACGAAGTTCGGTATTCCGTACGAGGAAGCGGAGCGGCTGTATCACGAGGCCGCGCAGATGCCAGGCATCCTGGTGCGCGGCATTGACGTTCACATCGGCAGCCAGATCCTGGATGTGGAGCCGTATCGCCTGGCCGTCACCCGCGTGCTCGAGCTGGTCGACCGGCTGCGTGCGAGCGGTATTGTGCTGGAATACATCGATGTCGGCGGCGGCTTCGGCATCAGCTATGACGGCGACAGCGGACCCGGCCCGGCCGACTTCGCGGCCGGTCTCGTGCCACTGCTGGAACGGTCGGGTCTGCGTACGGTGTTCGAGCCGGGTCGCTTCATTGTGGGACCCGCGGGCGTGCTGCTGACGCGCGTGCTTTTCATGAAGTACATGGGCGGCAAGACGTTCGTCATCACGGATGCCGGCATGAACGACCTGCTCCGGCCGAGCCACTACTCCAGCTATCATCGCGTGGAGCCGGCGCAACGCACGCCTGGCCGTGAAACCGTGTCGGTCGACGTTGTCGGCCCCATCTGTGAGAGCGGGGACTTCCTCGCGCTCGATCGACCCATCCCACGGGTCGAGCCCGGCGAGCTGCTCGCCATCGGTACCACCGGCGCCTACGGGTTCTCCATGGCGTCCACCTACAATGCGCGGCCGCGCCCGGCCGAAGTGATCGTCTCCGGCGACGAGCACCGCCTCGTACGCCGCCGTGAAACCTACGACGACCTCGTGCGCGGCGAGGCGGAGTTACCGGGATAG
- the guaA gene encoding glutamine-hydrolyzing GMP synthase, which translates to MENRILILDYGSQFTQLIARRIREERVYCEIHPPTVTSDWVREFAPRGIVLSGGPSSVYGADAPPLDPALLELGVPVLGICYGMQLIAQAAGAPVVPGKREYGRAELRIMRGEDLFDGFGSDEEITVWASHGDHVNQPPAGFEVLASTRDLPVAAFRRTGEPIFGVQFHPEVAHTPRGDEILSNFTFRICGCEPTWTAGSFIDDHIERIREQVGDAHVICGLSGGVDSSVAAALVHRAIGDQLTCIFVDNGLLRKNERDGVERAFRRHLGAHLVVVDARERFLERLAGVEEPEEKRRRIGETFIRVFERAAEDAGRDAKFLVQGTLYPDVIESRSVRGPSAVIKTHHNVGGLPEDLGFELVEPLKELFKDEVRQVGRELGLPEELVGRHPFPGPGLAIRVLGAVSEDRLAILREADAIYLEEIRAADLYDDIWQAFAVLLPVRSVGVMGDARTYDNVVALRAVTSRDGMTADWYPFPPDVLARMSSRIINEVDGVNRVCYDISSKPPATIEWE; encoded by the coding sequence ATGGAAAACCGCATTCTCATTCTCGATTACGGCTCTCAGTTCACGCAGCTCATTGCACGACGGATCCGCGAAGAGCGCGTGTACTGCGAGATCCATCCGCCGACGGTCACCTCTGACTGGGTCAGGGAGTTCGCGCCGCGCGGCATCGTGCTGTCCGGCGGACCGTCCTCGGTCTACGGCGCGGATGCGCCGCCGCTCGATCCCGCACTGCTGGAGCTGGGTGTGCCCGTCCTCGGCATCTGCTACGGCATGCAGCTCATCGCGCAGGCTGCGGGTGCGCCGGTAGTCCCCGGCAAGCGGGAATACGGTCGCGCAGAGCTGCGGATCATGCGCGGCGAAGATCTGTTCGACGGCTTCGGGTCCGACGAGGAGATCACCGTCTGGGCGAGTCATGGTGACCACGTCAATCAGCCGCCCGCCGGCTTCGAGGTGCTGGCTTCCACGCGCGATCTGCCGGTCGCGGCGTTCCGGCGCACGGGTGAACCGATCTTCGGCGTGCAGTTCCATCCCGAGGTTGCGCACACGCCGCGCGGGGACGAGATCCTTTCCAATTTCACGTTCCGCATCTGCGGGTGCGAGCCGACCTGGACGGCAGGATCGTTCATTGACGACCACATTGAGCGCATTCGTGAGCAGGTCGGTGATGCGCACGTCATCTGCGGACTCTCCGGCGGCGTCGACTCATCCGTCGCGGCTGCGCTCGTGCACCGTGCGATCGGTGACCAGCTCACCTGCATTTTCGTCGACAACGGACTGCTGCGGAAAAATGAGCGTGACGGCGTGGAGCGCGCATTCCGTCGCCACCTCGGCGCACACCTCGTGGTCGTGGATGCACGCGAGCGGTTTCTGGAGCGGCTGGCAGGAGTCGAGGAGCCGGAAGAGAAGCGCCGCCGGATCGGTGAGACGTTCATCCGCGTGTTCGAGCGCGCGGCGGAGGACGCCGGCCGCGACGCGAAATTCCTGGTGCAGGGCACGCTCTATCCGGACGTGATCGAGTCACGCTCCGTGCGCGGCCCGTCCGCTGTCATCAAGACCCACCACAACGTCGGCGGCCTCCCGGAGGACCTGGGGTTCGAGCTGGTCGAGCCGCTGAAGGAGCTGTTCAAGGACGAGGTTCGACAGGTGGGCCGTGAGCTCGGACTTCCCGAAGAGCTCGTCGGTCGCCACCCCTTCCCGGGACCCGGCCTCGCCATACGCGTGCTGGGCGCCGTCAGCGAGGACCGCCTGGCCATACTTCGCGAGGCCGACGCCATCTACCTCGAGGAGATCCGAGCCGCCGATCTGTACGACGACATCTGGCAGGCGTTCGCGGTGCTGCTGCCGGTGCGCAGCGTCGGTGTGATGGGCGACGCGCGCACCTACGACAACGTAGTGGCACTGCGCGCAGTCACCAGTCGCGACGGTATGACCGCCGACTGGTATCCGTTCCCGCCCGATGTGCTCGCGCGCATGTCGTCACGCATCATCAACGAGGTCGACGGCGTGAATCGCGTGTGCTACGACATCAGCTCGAAGCCGCCCGCGACCATTGAATGGGAATAG